DNA from Lycium ferocissimum isolate CSIRO_LF1 unplaced genomic scaffold, AGI_CSIRO_Lferr_CH_V1 ctg18681, whole genome shotgun sequence:
CAATACAAACTTGAAGTTGATTAGTTTAGGTCTTAATAGTTATTATTGTTGGGTAGTACTATTACTATACCATAAACACGTGAAACCGGGTAACAACGAGCAGTCAGGCATGTTaacttccaatttttatttttattttttgtaactaTAATAATGCGTAAGGCGGCTGAAACGTAAACACGCATTACACATATATGTTTTCTTACACGAAGATTATCGGTTCAAATATCCAGGCTcttgatatcacatataagaTTAACTTAATTCACACAGGATCTTGAACACAATAATCTTACATGGAGATAATACGGAAAACATACTTGATGCGGAAGACATTATCACGAAAGCGGAAGCATTGTTTTAAATGGTTTCTACTTCCTTGCCCTGGCACGTTACTATACCGTCAATGATGGAAGAAGTATATTAGAAGAAGTGGCAACTCTAATGGGTGGAGGCGGGGCCAGATTTATAGGGGTTGAGACTTAATTCAGTATGTCCATCAAATAACCGATCTAACAGACGAGATTCATTCTTTATTAGCCATTAGTTATGGGCTTTACATCAATTGGGCCACAcataagaataataaaaattcttacaaaaataacaaaatcgaACCTAACCGACAATATAAATatctatttaaaaattatatatatatatgtgtgtgtgtgtgtgtgtgtgtgagtgtgtgtacTTTTATAGAAAAAGTTTGAAATTTTACTATATGAATCTTTTGCACTCTTGATTCATAATATATGTTTTGCCTTTATAGTAATCCAATTTTTGTATTTCcttgaaaatgacaaaattcttAGATGATGCATacaaatttttggagaaagtacatatataatttgattaggtttataatttctttcttttcttaaataGGAATAATTGATTTGGTAGTGTTATGCTAGAAAATAGTCAATTTAATATGTGCTTGGGTATATATTgtcatatatttaaataaaaattgacaaaaaatccaaaaaatcgAAAAGCATGACAAAACCGACAAAAACCGAAGCAATCAAAAATCGacttaattgatttgatttgatttgattctaacatttcaaaaattgacTAAGTTGATTGGTCATCTTTTAGAGGATAGCCAACTCAAACCGAATCACGGACGCCCAATCCTCTCTTTAGTTTCTTTTGGCAAAACACTTTTGCTCCTTTTCATTTGTTCCCACTCAGTCATCCCTTatcccctttttcattctcttttatttctaatCTCAAAATACATATCTtttatacatacacacacattaTTCTCACTAACTAATAAAGGGATAAGCGTGCATGACGTCAACGTACAATACTGTCTCGGGAGTAGGTCGATAAAAAACCGTTTGGATgaggcttataagttggtcaaaccaacTTAGCGCACTTTTTAGCTTATTGTAGTGTTTGGCTATCAACTTAAAAACGCTAAATTTGagtaaaaagtgcttaaagtcacccaaaaatgaaaaattgggaatcctaacttttttttttttttggatagcTTAAAGCCATTTTCGTTGACCATGAAAATTACTTTTATATcccttatattttattttaattcccAAAGTACCCTCCGGCTAAAGCCCTAAAATTCACACGTTCCTCATTTCTTCTCTGATCGGAACCTCACCGTCTCTTGTTCATCATCTTCTACAACAACCAGGCCTCCAAAACGGCTCTTTCTTCACTCCCCActcactctctttctctctctaaaatttccccaaatgccgagtttttttaaaaaatgtaagGTTGTAAATCTAAAATCAATGTTGAAAATCGCttgagttcttcaagtttctacTGATCTAAGGTATTCTTCTTCCTTATTCTTTGATTTTGCTCTACAAATTGTAATTTAGCTTTACACTCAACTAGATATACTAACCACACAGTTGGTGGTCCGGTGGTTGGTTCTACAACATTGCCACTAAAAGCTTCATCGATTACTGCGCTTGGGTTGCTAAAGACTTTCAATCTTGGTATTTGTTTGAGTAAGTTTTTTTAGCACCTTTTTGGTCTTTGTTAGTTCTTGATTGATGGGTCTAGTCAAATGCAGTATAGAACTTCTATTATTTGATACTCTAATTAACTTTTCCTAATGTTCTTTGAGTTTTTTTGAGTTTTAGGGGAGAGAGATAGTaggctgatttttttttttttttttttggggataaAGATTGCTCCTTTTTGGATTATTATAAATGGTGGGCTGAAtacttcgattttttttttttttttttggttttgaaatcaagattGCTCCGTTTTGGATTATTATGATTGGAGGAGTTGAATCTGCTTGTGCATTTTGGGGAGATAGACTTGTtaataaaacttataatcttGGCTATTAGTAAAACCTGGAGCTACTAGACATCATCTAAATAGTGAGCGATTTTGTGTTATGCCTTTATTTCGagtatatatattgttgaaatTTTTAAGAATGTCACAAAGGAGTAGTGAGTCCGGTGGTACCTTGAAGTTCTGGATCCGAAACTCAAAGTGTAGATGAACTAATTTAGACATTTGATGCAAACAAAAGAAACTTGCACATTTTGTTGTAAGGCATGcactatacacatgactcaCATACCACATCCGTCATCGATTCTCTATCAGCCATGCCAACATTTAGATTTCCTTTACCATAGCCAACAATGAAGGTGTCCATGGTTCTGTGGAAAGAAGAAGCAGAGTATACTTTTGCTTACTAATAAGACTAACTCTTCTTTAATTTCCATGTGTGCACgcataaacaaaaataatatatagttGTTATTTCATTCGTTCAACCCATCTCGGGAATGGCTCCTTGTGAGTGCTTAATATAATTGTTGGTCGTAGGATTATGAGTTGGAGATCTTCCTTGAGAGTGTCCAAAAGCATCTCTCCCATTGCTTTTTGTGAATGAGTATGTGTTTGGCCATCCATGTAGCCTTTCACCGAAGAATCATAATTATATTGGTGcaaatttgatatatatttgtatCAATGAGCGAGGCTAATTTTTTGAAACATTTACTGTCGGTACCTAGAACTCTCATAGCTAAAGTAACTTTTTTTTCGGTGTTCCTATCTTGAAGGTCCTTTTGTGCCTCCTCTACCAACTTTTGCTCCACTTCTATTTCTAAGCCGTAGCTTCCATTAAGCGTCTCACCATAGTTCAATGGCTTCTCTAGTATTAATCCTTTCTTTCCCTGCAAACATAAGCTGAAAAGAACACATCCTTATTATGCTAAAGTTAATAGGCCCAAAGAAGTCACATGATAGTGAAATTTGGTTAAGCTCGTGATGGAAGTGACTTTGTGCTTACATGGAGAAGCATCTTTAGTTTTAAACACTGCTTGGAAAATTTGATAATATTCATGGCACCCAGTGCATTGATCCTTATTGGAGTCAAcaagaaaagatgaaaattcTATAGAATAAAGCAAGAAGAAAGTACATTACATTACTCAACAGGACCTTTGATccctcattctttttctttaaagcgattatttttgttttgtttatctATATAAATTTAAGGGAAATTTGCATAACttagagaaaaagaagatattAGTTGAATAAGCAATTGCATTTTGTTACATGTAAATTTTCATCATTGATATAAAATTTCCATAGAAGAAGGCGGAGTATGGATATGATCGCCGCTGCTGCTTTGCTGCCTGTTTCTTCGCGCTGCGGCCTTTAACTACAACTTCTTGGCTGTCATTGTGTTTCATGCCGGCTCTTGCGCTTTATCTGCTTCTTGCTTTGCTTGGCCTTGCTAACTGTATGGCTTTTGCTTCTGCCCACTTCTTTATTATCTCTCTATTTTGGTATGTGTACAAAAAGCCGTGACTAGGGAATTGTGGTGCGTGTTTAGTTATTGGCGCCACATTATGATGTTGCGGTAGTTCATGACCGTTTATTTCTCCTTTCTTGATTGTTTACATTCAATCATGCGCCGAAACTAGTAAAGAAGTAATGCTAAGTGGGATGATGATGCCAACATTAAATTTATAGATTTGTGTGAAAATGAGATTAGACAAGGACGTAGACCACATACTCATTTAAATAGAGATGGATGGAAtaatgttgttgaagaattcaATAAAGCCACGGGAAGAAACTATgataaaaaaacaaatgaaaaatcatTGGGATAACATGAAAAAAGATTGGATTCTTTTTAAGAAGTTGATGAGAGGAGACGAGGTTTAGGATGGGATGCCACGAAAAATACAATTATGGCGATGATGATTGGTGGGAGCGAAAAATTAAGGTACATCTCTCACATTTTTCTAtatgtctttcttttttctttcattgcTAAATTTCTTGGTTAGTTTAAagtagttttgatttttttgttacGGAAGAGGATGATCGATACAATAAGTTCGGGAAAATAGATCTTTCACTTATATGGTATCGCTATGATGCGCTATTTTCTGATATTGTTACTACTGGAGAAAGATCACGTGCAGCGAATCAAGAACAAATGTCTGGCATTGGAGTAGATCTTGATGAAGAAGGAACAAATAATATTGGTGGCTATGACAAAGAACACTTTATCAATCCTAGTGATGAAGGGAATGATGAAAGTGATGATATACAGAATGTGGATTCTATTATGTTTCCTAAGCCGTCACTTAAAAGACGAGGTTCAATTGATGATACTGGAACTAGCaatcaagtaaaaaaaaataaggcaaaaTCTGGTGCGGCATCAATGAGAGAGGATATACACTCTCTAGTGGAGTTTATGTCTAGTAAAAGCACTGCTACATCCCCTTCGGTAGATGATCCCGTCATCGATAAGTGTATGAATATGTTAGCAAATTTTTCTAATATTCTGTGGGAGTGGAAAGTACAACTATGTTTGCAACATGTTTCTTAAGAAGGATGTACGTCAACCTGTTTCTTAAGATGGCGATAAAGCTCGGAAATCTTGGTTGGAGTATAACTATCAGTTACACCttgagaaaatgggctgattgcGTTGCTATGGTTAAatgtttttattgtttaatTCCTAAATCTTATGGTTGTGCGTGTAAACTTTACTTATTGCTTCTTGTTTAGACATTGCGGTTGTATCCCTAAATCTTATGGTTGTACGTGTAAGCTTTATGTATTGTTAATGTTGTGTTGACATTGTGGCTGTATCCTTAGACTacggttattgttgttgtgttggcttTAATGAATGTGGGAACTTTatgtattgttgtggttgtttttttctttgatgGAATAGTAATTTGAGATTTACAATGTGATTTTCCGAAGATAGATATGAGTGCATTGAAACGATGGAGTTTCTAAAAAATCTTGaaattgggttgttggaaaaaatttcattctttactAACTTGAGTCATTTCCATTTCAGTTAAATGGAGTTGGGCTATTAGCAATGTGGTATCTCCTcattaagtgatttgttagatGACGAAGATCAAGAACTAGAAGAGATTCGGAGAGAGCAAGATGCGAAGGAGTGGATGGCTTTATGTCATATAACGAGGTAAATACATTTTGATGTATTGTGAAAAATACCTATGCAAAGAACCTTGTCGTACATCAATGCGCTCGGAAATGAGTTTATTCAAGAGATATTACGAGGAAATGAGACTCGTTGTTATGAAAATTTCCGCCCGAAGAAGGCGGTGTTCATTGATCTATCCAATGACCTAAGCG
Protein-coding regions in this window:
- the LOC132042872 gene encoding uncharacterized protein LOC132042872; the protein is MAMMIGGSEKLSFDFFVTEEDDRYNKFGKIDLSLIWYRYDALFSDIVTTGERSRAANQEQMSGIGVDLDEEGTNNIGGYDKEHFINPSDEGNDESDDIQNVDSIMFPKPSLKRRGSIDDTGTSNQVKKNKAKSGAASMREDIHSLVEFMSSKSTATSPSVDDPVIDKCMNMLANFSNILWEWKVQLCLQHVS